In a single window of the Leptospira barantonii genome:
- a CDS encoding RNA recognition motif domain-containing protein — translation MQIDSREGKIMKISVGNLPQELTEDELKKIFSEFGTVQEAHIKKDKTTGRSLSYGSVEMEDSAGAKAVAALNKKEIQGKQIAVVDSEELKKEFEKKQSLKGGTGAGKIHGNQAKGGFSGGATVRRTGGRGK, via the coding sequence TTGCAAATTGATTCCCGAGAAGGAAAAATCATGAAGATATCAGTAGGAAATCTGCCCCAGGAGCTTACCGAAGACGAATTAAAAAAGATATTTTCGGAATTCGGTACGGTTCAGGAAGCGCATATTAAAAAAGATAAAACCACAGGTCGTTCTTTATCCTATGGATCCGTCGAGATGGAAGATTCTGCGGGCGCGAAAGCGGTCGCGGCTTTGAACAAAAAAGAAATCCAAGGCAAACAGATCGCAGTTGTAGATTCTGAAGAACTGAAAAAAGAATTCGAGAAAAAACAATCTTTAAAAGGTGGAACCGGTGCCGGTAAGATCCACGGAAATCAAGCGAAAGGCGGATTTTCCGGCGGCGCAACCGTAAGAAGAACCGGAGGAAGAGGAAAATGA
- a CDS encoding inorganic phosphate transporter — protein MDFFLIIVVLMAILGVGDLLVGVSNDAVNFTNSAVGSKASSKRIILVVAGIGIILGALSSTGMMEVARKGIFHPSGFALQDLMFLFLAVMLTDIVLLDLYNTLGLPTSTTVSLVFELLGAALAIAFLKTGTLNGAFQIINSESALKIIFGIITSVIVAFFSGMILQFVFRFIFSFNLKNSMKYFGGLFGGLSMTTVAFFTLLSAMKGSTVIPPEIVKYINENFTNILLITFASFAVVFQFLVLLEWNILKFLVLVGTGSLAMAFASNDLVNFIGVPLASFATWTLIQAGGGDASALATGLAGNVPTPNFILLGAACVMLFPLWFSKKAETVTQTEVTLGSQGETLENFNSSLVARVFVQIALGIYTPIKAILPAGVRNFIGKRFEQRNGFAEIVKVHETEAFDLLRASVNIQISSALILVGTLYKLPLSTTFVTFMVAMGTSLTDGAWNKDNAVNRVSGVLTVVGGWFFTAIIASATAGIIGSILYLFGFSSVVILVLVAALLIFLFGRIHKKRQEAYDENLEKLITLKKHPERALSRTISSMLASLSVARKALNNACAGYVNGKKKNFRQTQKLLKDLKKMRENSLSSFLSIANKHLEEDDLSSIHPITESINHLDRITESIWNILRTSSNGISSFHEVSKDEKEEVKELRKSATNLMELLADSDKFPDLLEKARSEKKTKNLEKIKQNIYKSQMKRIKKGDSKLKSSVSYFVIIDELVDINENLLSLAEELSVAIPWTEKKKLELQSKSILALKAEDKKKKK, from the coding sequence ATGGACTTTTTTTTAATCATCGTTGTACTCATGGCGATTCTTGGAGTCGGCGACCTCTTAGTCGGGGTTTCAAACGACGCCGTAAACTTCACCAACTCCGCCGTCGGTTCCAAAGCCTCCTCTAAAAGAATCATTCTGGTCGTGGCCGGAATCGGGATCATTCTCGGCGCTCTTTCTTCCACAGGAATGATGGAAGTCGCGAGAAAAGGAATCTTTCATCCGAGCGGTTTTGCGCTTCAGGATCTGATGTTCTTATTCTTAGCGGTGATGCTTACGGACATCGTTCTTCTGGATCTTTACAACACTCTCGGGCTTCCGACCTCTACTACGGTTTCCCTGGTCTTCGAACTTTTGGGAGCGGCGCTTGCGATCGCATTCTTAAAAACCGGAACCTTAAACGGAGCGTTTCAGATCATCAACTCCGAAAGCGCGTTGAAAATCATCTTCGGTATCATCACGAGCGTGATCGTAGCGTTCTTCTCGGGAATGATCTTGCAGTTCGTTTTCAGATTCATCTTCTCGTTCAATCTTAAGAATTCGATGAAATACTTCGGAGGATTGTTCGGCGGTCTTTCCATGACGACGGTTGCGTTTTTTACGCTTTTGTCCGCGATGAAAGGTTCCACCGTAATTCCACCCGAAATCGTAAAATACATCAACGAAAACTTTACGAACATCCTTTTGATTACGTTCGCAAGTTTCGCGGTCGTTTTCCAATTCTTAGTATTATTAGAATGGAATATTCTAAAATTCTTAGTTTTAGTCGGAACAGGTTCTCTTGCGATGGCGTTCGCGAGCAACGACTTAGTGAACTTCATCGGGGTTCCACTCGCGAGTTTCGCGACTTGGACCTTGATCCAAGCGGGCGGCGGAGACGCAAGCGCCCTTGCGACCGGTCTTGCAGGAAACGTTCCCACTCCGAACTTCATCCTTTTGGGCGCGGCCTGTGTGATGCTCTTCCCTCTTTGGTTTTCCAAAAAAGCGGAAACGGTCACTCAAACCGAAGTCACCTTGGGTTCTCAGGGTGAAACATTAGAAAACTTTAATTCAAGTTTGGTAGCGCGCGTTTTCGTTCAGATCGCTCTCGGAATTTACACGCCGATCAAGGCGATTCTTCCCGCGGGCGTTCGTAACTTTATCGGAAAACGTTTCGAACAAAGGAACGGGTTTGCGGAAATCGTAAAGGTTCACGAAACCGAAGCGTTCGACTTGCTCAGAGCTTCCGTGAACATTCAGATTTCCAGCGCTTTGATTCTGGTCGGAACTCTTTACAAACTTCCTCTTTCCACTACGTTCGTTACCTTTATGGTGGCGATGGGAACATCCCTGACTGACGGAGCTTGGAACAAGGACAACGCGGTCAACAGAGTGAGCGGGGTTCTTACCGTCGTGGGCGGTTGGTTCTTCACCGCGATCATCGCATCCGCAACAGCGGGAATCATCGGATCCATTCTTTATCTTTTCGGATTTTCTTCGGTCGTAATCCTCGTATTGGTCGCGGCGCTTTTGATCTTCCTCTTCGGAAGAATCCACAAAAAACGTCAGGAAGCATACGATGAGAATCTGGAAAAACTGATCACTCTCAAAAAACATCCTGAAAGAGCTCTTTCCAGAACCATTTCCTCCATGCTTGCAAGTTTGAGCGTTGCGAGAAAAGCTCTGAACAACGCGTGTGCGGGTTATGTGAACGGTAAAAAGAAGAATTTCAGACAGACACAAAAACTTCTGAAAGACTTAAAGAAGATGAGAGAAAATTCCCTCTCCAGCTTCTTGTCGATCGCCAACAAACATTTGGAAGAAGACGATCTTTCCTCCATTCACCCGATCACGGAATCCATCAATCATCTGGATAGAATCACCGAAAGTATTTGGAACATTCTGAGAACTTCCTCGAACGGAATCAGTTCTTTCCACGAAGTCTCCAAGGACGAAAAAGAAGAAGTGAAGGAACTTAGAAAGTCCGCCACCAATCTGATGGAACTCCTTGCGGATTCGGATAAGTTCCCGGATCTTTTGGAAAAAGCCAGATCGGAAAAGAAAACCAAAAATCTGGAAAAGATCAAACAGAACATCTACAAAAGCCAGATGAAACGAATCAAAAAGGGAGACAGTAAACTGAAATCCAGCGTTTCCTACTTCGTAATCATCGACGAGCTCGTGGACATCAACGAAAACCTTCTTTCTCTCGCGGAAGAATTGAGCGTTGCGATTCCTTGGACTGAAAAGAAAAAGTTAGAATTGCAGAGTAAATCGATTCTCGCTTTGAAAGCGGAAGATAAGAAAAAGAAGAAGTAA
- a CDS encoding sensor histidine kinase, giving the protein MSYNFFEHSPVPACILEPSLLLLRVNTAFCRAFGFSKSELEGIQNWNHIFEFRNSKPNLSDPSLWPSTNVLDENPSYAVSILTKEGIRKEYSVSFAFDSEEFQIFAYLESSPFADAPPIRYESAKILAGNADLERPSDSWVQKQKLEAIGTLSAGVAHEINNPLMGVINYAEMVFNGIETGNPLRKYAGIILQESNRISEIVKDMLTFTRLEREEAKIHDLTTVFCSTFGLLKSGFRKAEIETVAPALDIPIYAVCSAGRLRQVYLNLLTNAKDAIESHPDPNREKILTVYWEKIKKGNRNYVRTIVEDTGPGISEENRHKLFDPFYTTKEIGKGTGLGLTVSYNLVREMGGDLSFECGNGTTRFYVDLPESF; this is encoded by the coding sequence ATGTCTTACAACTTTTTCGAACATTCCCCGGTTCCGGCCTGTATTTTAGAGCCGTCCCTTTTGCTCCTAAGAGTCAATACCGCGTTTTGCCGCGCTTTCGGCTTTTCCAAATCCGAACTCGAAGGAATCCAAAATTGGAATCATATTTTTGAGTTTAGAAACTCCAAACCCAATCTTTCCGATCCTTCTCTTTGGCCTTCTACAAACGTTCTGGATGAAAATCCATCCTATGCAGTTTCCATTCTTACCAAAGAAGGAATCAGAAAAGAATATTCGGTTTCCTTTGCATTCGATTCGGAAGAATTTCAGATCTTCGCCTATTTAGAATCTTCTCCATTTGCCGACGCACCTCCGATCCGTTATGAATCCGCCAAAATTCTCGCGGGAAACGCCGATTTGGAAAGACCAAGCGATTCCTGGGTTCAGAAACAAAAACTGGAAGCGATCGGAACTCTTTCCGCGGGCGTCGCGCATGAAATCAACAATCCTCTGATGGGTGTGATCAACTACGCGGAGATGGTGTTTAACGGAATCGAAACCGGAAATCCTCTTCGCAAATACGCGGGAATCATTCTTCAGGAAAGCAATCGTATCTCCGAGATCGTGAAGGACATGCTTACGTTCACTCGTTTGGAAAGGGAAGAAGCGAAGATCCACGACCTCACCACCGTTTTTTGTTCCACGTTCGGTCTTTTAAAAAGCGGTTTTCGAAAAGCGGAGATCGAGACCGTGGCTCCGGCCTTGGACATTCCGATCTACGCGGTTTGTTCCGCGGGAAGACTCAGACAGGTTTATCTCAATCTTCTGACAAACGCGAAAGACGCGATCGAAAGTCATCCCGATCCGAATCGTGAAAAGATTCTCACCGTATATTGGGAAAAGATCAAAAAGGGAAATCGCAACTATGTTCGTACCATCGTCGAGGATACCGGACCGGGGATTTCCGAGGAAAACAGACATAAACTTTTCGATCCTTTTTATACGACCAAGGAAATCGGTAAGGGCACCGGGCTTGGTCTTACCGTTTCTTACAATTTAGTCCGTGAAATGGGCGGGGATCTTTCCTTCGAATGTGGAAACGGAACGACCCGCTTTTACGTGGATCTTCCCGAATCTTTCTGA
- a CDS encoding FKBP-type peptidyl-prolyl cis-trans isomerase → MKSIRLTLILVVLFVFIAPAFAEDLVIKDIRIGTGKEAFSGSNVTVHYVGTLTNGKKFDSSRDRRTPFTFNLGAGEVIKGWDRGVRGMKEGGIRKLTIPPELGYGSRGAGAAIPPNSTLVFEVELLKVY, encoded by the coding sequence ATGAAATCAATCCGTTTGACATTGATCTTAGTCGTTCTTTTTGTTTTTATCGCTCCCGCATTTGCGGAAGACTTGGTCATCAAGGACATTCGTATCGGAACCGGTAAAGAAGCGTTTTCGGGTTCCAACGTGACCGTCCACTATGTGGGAACTCTTACAAACGGTAAGAAGTTCGACAGTTCCAGAGACAGAAGAACTCCGTTTACGTTCAATCTCGGAGCGGGCGAAGTCATCAAAGGTTGGGACAGAGGCGTTCGTGGGATGAAAGAAGGCGGGATTCGGAAACTTACCATTCCTCCCGAACTCGGTTACGGTTCCAGAGGCGCAGGTGCCGCGATTCCTCCCAATTCCACACTGGTCTTCGAAGTGGAATTGCTAAAAGTGTACTGA
- a CDS encoding SpoIIE family protein phosphatase, with protein sequence MTGSTRSEHKSYDPEERYSILFHSAIDAIVSLDKNFRVFLINPAAEKMSGFLASELIGNSIEQQFPLRIRNRFYRILKNVAKLPDKKRQKPFGPIRLIRKDKSILISEVSVSVTGPADDYQYHIIIRDISEKHRILIELKRANQTLKKMDREKEELLEKLEEKVRQRSRLLANYYKGMKEELSLAKKLQTEILPDIPSIAGVQIHSAYLPMMEVGGDLYDIFEIRPGVLRVFLADATGHGVQAALLTMTLKGILESIKKKDMDPGRILTEFNGEYCRNFGNIGMFFSCFLADIDTISKTIVYSSGGHPPQFFLSHDLVMGLDRTGSLLGLDPNNGYGIFKLNYQYGDRLFLLTDGIYEEFNSDKQQFGELAVQNILAKKFSEPMEETIPAILQSLMDHLGPQKIQDDITAILIALGSPDL encoded by the coding sequence ATGACCGGTTCCACGCGTTCAGAACACAAAAGTTACGATCCCGAGGAACGTTATTCCATTTTATTTCATTCCGCGATCGACGCGATCGTTTCCTTGGATAAGAATTTTCGAGTATTTCTAATCAACCCAGCCGCCGAAAAAATGTCGGGCTTTCTCGCTTCGGAGCTGATCGGAAATTCCATCGAACAACAGTTTCCTCTGAGAATTCGAAATCGATTTTATAGAATTCTAAAAAACGTAGCCAAACTTCCGGATAAAAAAAGACAGAAACCTTTCGGTCCGATTCGTTTGATCCGAAAGGACAAAAGCATCTTGATCTCGGAGGTTTCGGTTTCGGTAACGGGACCCGCCGACGATTATCAATATCATATCATCATCCGAGATATATCAGAAAAACATAGAATTCTAATAGAGTTGAAACGAGCCAACCAGACCCTGAAAAAGATGGATCGGGAAAAGGAGGAACTCCTCGAAAAACTCGAAGAAAAGGTAAGACAAAGATCCAGACTTCTCGCGAACTACTACAAGGGAATGAAGGAAGAACTGAGTCTCGCCAAAAAACTACAGACCGAAATTCTTCCGGATATCCCTTCGATTGCGGGTGTGCAGATTCATTCCGCATATCTTCCGATGATGGAAGTGGGTGGGGATCTGTATGATATTTTCGAAATTCGTCCCGGTGTTTTGCGTGTGTTTCTTGCGGATGCGACGGGGCACGGCGTTCAGGCCGCGCTTCTTACGATGACTCTGAAAGGAATTTTGGAATCGATCAAAAAGAAGGACATGGATCCGGGCCGTATTCTCACGGAATTCAACGGAGAATATTGCAGGAACTTCGGAAATATAGGAATGTTCTTTTCCTGTTTCCTCGCGGACATAGATACGATTTCCAAGACGATCGTATATTCTTCGGGTGGTCATCCTCCTCAATTTTTTCTTTCCCACGACTTGGTTATGGGTTTGGATAGAACCGGTTCCCTTTTGGGGCTCGATCCGAACAACGGTTACGGAATTTTTAAACTGAACTATCAATACGGGGATCGTTTGTTTTTACTCACGGATGGGATCTACGAAGAATTCAACTCCGACAAACAACAGTTTGGTGAACTTGCGGTGCAGAATATTCTCGCGAAAAAATTCTCGGAACCGATGGAAGAAACGATTCCTGCGATTTTGCAAAGTCTTATGGACCATCTTGGACCGCAAAAAATACAAGACGATATAACAGCCATTTTGATAGCGTTGGGCTCTCCCGATCTTTGA
- a CDS encoding serine/threonine protein kinase, producing the protein MADFFQLNPGEILTLVEKAGYEPSGHCMALNSLENRVFDLRLEDGSHIISKFYRPGRWNREQILEEHRFLEDLKEEEIPVCVPYRFQDGNSLASFQDEIHYSFWPRVGGRSPDELSPENLKILGRFLARIHNVGKAKNFDHRITLDSKTYGTDPLETLLQGEWIPSSCRNQYLETANAILDLFREKIESVPLHRIHGDCHKGNLLFGTEGWFFVDFDDCLKGPAVQDFWMLLSRGKEGLEEREHLLSGYREFRDFEDRWFDLIEILRAMRFVHYSAWISTRFQTDPSFPTAFPHFAGNEYWEKETLELKEQFKLILDSLGGKNFFSVTDSKPPEEELTNKDFFWDLED; encoded by the coding sequence ATGGCCGATTTTTTTCAACTCAATCCCGGAGAAATTCTCACCCTAGTCGAAAAGGCGGGTTACGAACCTTCCGGTCATTGTATGGCTTTGAACAGTTTGGAGAATCGGGTTTTCGACCTTAGGCTCGAAGACGGTTCGCATATCATCTCCAAATTCTACCGTCCGGGACGATGGAACCGAGAACAGATTCTGGAAGAACACCGTTTCTTAGAAGATTTGAAAGAGGAAGAAATTCCGGTTTGTGTTCCCTATCGTTTTCAAGACGGAAACAGCCTTGCCTCGTTTCAGGATGAAATCCATTATTCTTTTTGGCCGAGGGTCGGAGGAAGATCTCCCGACGAACTGAGTCCCGAGAATCTGAAAATCTTAGGAAGATTTCTTGCGAGAATTCACAACGTAGGCAAAGCGAAGAATTTCGACCACAGGATCACACTCGATTCCAAAACATACGGAACCGATCCTTTGGAAACCTTGCTCCAAGGAGAATGGATTCCTTCGAGTTGCAGAAATCAATATTTAGAAACCGCAAACGCCATCCTGGATTTGTTCCGGGAAAAAATCGAATCGGTTCCACTGCATCGCATTCACGGAGACTGTCATAAGGGAAATCTTCTCTTCGGAACAGAAGGTTGGTTCTTTGTGGACTTCGACGATTGTTTGAAAGGCCCGGCCGTCCAGGATTTCTGGATGCTTCTATCCCGGGGAAAAGAAGGACTCGAAGAAAGGGAACACCTTCTTTCCGGTTACAGAGAATTTAGGGATTTCGAAGATCGTTGGTTTGATCTGATCGAAATTCTCAGGGCGATGCGGTTCGTTCACTACTCCGCGTGGATTTCCACTCGGTTTCAAACCGATCCTTCTTTCCCGACCGCGTTTCCACACTTTGCCGGGAACGAATACTGGGAAAAAGAAACCCTGGAACTCAAGGAACAATTCAAGTTGATTTTGGATTCGTTGGGGGGAAAAAATTTCTTTTCCGTTACAGATTCCAAGCCCCCGGAAGAAGAACTGACCAATAAAGATTTTTTTTGGGATTTGGAAGATTAA